The following coding sequences lie in one Listeria ivanovii subsp. londoniensis genomic window:
- a CDS encoding HAAS signaling domain-containing protein, whose amino-acid sequence MNKQDFLNELNQRLELLDSKERRELLSDYQEHFRNGLAEGKSEEQIVFDLGTPEEIAADILNERDIKMEQMDNDYYYVPRKSHRGNRSTGMQILIGVGLFFLDICLIIPILISLWALSISLWVTVGACLVSPVLLGVGLIFGMGYEMYQLFVSIGLVGLGLMLLYVASLLFQFVKKATIGIIEWHKYVVKGGGENA is encoded by the coding sequence ATGAATAAACAAGATTTTTTAAATGAATTAAATCAACGTCTGGAATTGCTTGATTCGAAAGAGCGCAGAGAATTGCTTTCCGATTATCAAGAGCACTTCAGAAATGGACTAGCAGAAGGTAAGAGTGAGGAACAAATTGTTTTTGACTTAGGTACACCAGAAGAAATTGCAGCAGATATTTTGAATGAGCGCGATATTAAAATGGAACAAATGGATAATGATTACTATTATGTGCCAAGAAAAAGTCACCGTGGTAATAGATCGACAGGAATGCAAATATTGATAGGTGTAGGTTTGTTTTTCTTAGATATTTGCCTAATTATCCCAATCCTTATCTCACTTTGGGCGCTTTCAATTTCACTATGGGTGACTGTTGGAGCGTGCTTAGTTTCGCCAGTCCTTCTTGGCGTGGGACTTATCTTTGGGATGGGTTATGAAATGTATCAATTATTTGTTTCCATCGGACTTGTAGGACTTGGCTTAATGTTACTATATGTAGCAAGTTTATTATTCCAGTTCGTAAAAAAAGCAACAATTGGAATCATTGAATGGCATAAATATGTAGTAAAAGGAGGCGGAGAAAATGCCTAA
- a CDS encoding DUF4097 family beta strand repeat-containing protein: MPKRHWRSKLIFAGLVLFIIGAIGVGFTMKSGEMIEKGQPLTKTWDLADSDISKIAFSSSRDTLIEWKKSTSGKNYVELSGNYSKNDKEDIEKLKAASTDGTSFDLTVPEENVWFNFGKIYAYGQQKLTVYLTEDTKLENLQLKSNSGDMSVSNFKVNSFVSTTSSGELKVNKIEANSVEASSTSGDIELADIKANTSLETSSGETTITNLTGNLEVNGNSGDVTASGIKANNTKIAVESGEIELTNSNIAKLGTLTSSSGDISTLDTKGKLHVESSSGSIELERITNNLKVKTNSGDVDVSFVNPAKDIQVFTDSGEIDIQLPTDYKAIYEVNTNSGSIKKPTSNTNTENRVTVDSSSGDITIEK, encoded by the coding sequence ATGCCTAAACGTCACTGGAGAAGCAAACTAATTTTCGCTGGTTTAGTATTATTTATTATTGGAGCAATTGGTGTTGGATTTACAATGAAGTCTGGAGAAATGATTGAAAAAGGACAACCGCTTACGAAAACTTGGGATTTAGCGGATTCTGACATTAGTAAGATTGCTTTTTCTTCCAGTCGTGATACATTAATCGAGTGGAAAAAAAGTACATCTGGAAAAAATTATGTAGAACTTAGCGGTAATTATTCTAAGAATGACAAAGAAGACATTGAGAAATTAAAAGCTGCATCAACGGATGGTACTTCTTTTGATTTAACCGTACCAGAAGAGAATGTTTGGTTTAACTTCGGGAAAATATATGCATATGGGCAACAAAAATTAACCGTTTATTTAACAGAAGACACAAAATTAGAAAACTTACAATTAAAATCCAATTCTGGAGATATGAGTGTATCTAATTTCAAAGTGAATAGTTTTGTTAGCACAACAAGTTCTGGTGAGTTAAAAGTAAATAAAATAGAAGCAAACAGCGTGGAAGCTTCATCTACTTCGGGAGATATCGAACTCGCAGATATTAAAGCAAACACTTCCCTTGAAACTAGCTCTGGAGAAACGACAATTACTAATCTAACTGGAAATCTAGAAGTGAACGGGAATTCAGGAGATGTAACAGCTTCAGGCATCAAAGCAAACAATACCAAGATTGCTGTAGAATCTGGTGAAATCGAACTGACAAATAGTAACATCGCTAAATTAGGGACACTAACTTCAAGTTCAGGCGATATTTCTACTCTTGATACAAAAGGTAAACTGCATGTGGAGTCAAGTTCTGGTTCGATTGAGTTAGAACGCATAACAAATAACCTTAAAGTGAAAACTAACTCAGGAGATGTGGATGTCTCATTTGTCAATCCGGCAAAAGATATCCAAGTATTTACGGACTCAGGAGAAATTGACATACAATTACCGACAGACTACAAAGCAATTTATGAAGTAAATACAAATTCTGGATCAATTAAAAAGCCAACAAGCAATACAAACACCGAAAATCGAGTAACTGTAGATTCAAGTTCAGGCGATATTACCATCGAAAAATAA
- a CDS encoding GNAT family N-acetyltransferase has translation MDFQIRKATNLDAEAIQHVAITSWHHTYQELIPNDVQDGFLEKYYNVETLHNRISATPFAVLEQANKVIGFANFIELEKGKSELAAFYLLPEVTQRGLGTELLEEGMTLFHVPLPMFVNVEKGNETAIHFYVAKGFVKVEEFTEDFYGYPLETIRMNLNHHAFEEE, from the coding sequence ATGGACTTTCAGATTAGAAAAGCAACTAATTTAGATGCGGAAGCCATTCAACACGTAGCGATTACATCGTGGCACCATACCTACCAAGAGTTAATTCCAAATGATGTTCAAGATGGCTTTTTAGAAAAATATTATAATGTGGAAACACTTCATAACCGTATTTCAGCGACTCCTTTTGCTGTTTTAGAACAAGCAAATAAAGTGATTGGGTTCGCAAATTTTATTGAACTTGAAAAGGGGAAGAGTGAGCTTGCAGCATTTTATTTATTACCAGAAGTGACACAACGAGGGCTAGGTACCGAACTTTTAGAAGAAGGGATGACTTTATTTCATGTGCCACTCCCAATGTTTGTTAACGTGGAAAAAGGCAATGAAACAGCTATTCATTTTTACGTGGCAAAAGGTTTTGTCAAAGTAGAAGAATTTACCGAAGATTTTTATGGCTATCCATTAGAAACGATACGAATGAACTTAAATCATCATGCTTTTGAAGAAGAATAA
- a CDS encoding DUF4870 domain-containing protein, with the protein MLDKKIISALSYFSLFFGPIITPCLIWLTNRNKEIKHHAKWALLTQGTFVIGMGVAILLYNYVPFSTNSADTVHFLSLATVFFIVVLNVTILLFNLIRGVSCIVKRSEDNWARC; encoded by the coding sequence ATGTTAGATAAAAAAATAATTAGCGCATTAAGTTATTTCAGTCTTTTTTTCGGTCCGATTATTACGCCATGTCTTATTTGGCTTACCAATAGAAATAAAGAAATAAAACATCATGCCAAATGGGCGTTATTAACACAAGGGACTTTTGTTATTGGAATGGGTGTTGCAATTCTCCTTTATAATTATGTTCCTTTTAGTACCAATAGTGCAGACACTGTTCATTTCTTATCATTAGCTACTGTATTTTTTATCGTCGTTCTTAATGTGACTATTCTACTTTTCAATTTGATTCGAGGTGTTAGTTGCATCGTAAAGCGTTCAGAGGATAACTGGGCTAGATGTTAA
- a CDS encoding MATE family efflux transporter, whose translation MSSVQKVASLSLFTLAWPIFLEQFLRLMISYIDVFMLGHYSDDAVAATGVANQILVISIIIYGFISVGVQIIVAQMIGAKKHKEIENVITNGLVVAFLIGLVMSVIFIFMSKNFLTWMGIAPHLVEVGAPFLEIIGGSSVVIAIHASILPILRAHGYVRQSILVPVTISIINVVGNYLFLYGPLAYLDYGVAGVGISTAIANFIGMVLAILMLQKYIGYTFHFKKLEQVSKKLLYSILRLGLPSAGENLSYAGSQLVVTAIIAILGTEALTTKVYASTVSQFVALFAIALGQASQIIIGRAVGAKEIDKAYRQGLRSWKIGLVVAIFVSVSIYLFAEPIMRLFTTNTEIITMTKELFLLSIFLELGRATNIIIISSLNSTGDVRFPFICGLIVMWIVSLPFSYVLGISAGLGLVGVWLAYIIDEGVRAVLMYRRWRSKVWSLKSII comes from the coding sequence GTGAGTTCCGTACAAAAGGTCGCAAGTCTTAGTTTATTTACGCTTGCTTGGCCAATTTTCTTAGAGCAATTTTTACGTCTGATGATTAGCTATATTGATGTCTTTATGCTAGGTCATTATTCTGATGATGCCGTCGCGGCGACAGGGGTTGCCAATCAAATTCTGGTTATTTCCATCATTATTTATGGCTTTATCAGTGTTGGGGTCCAAATCATCGTGGCGCAAATGATTGGTGCGAAAAAACATAAAGAAATCGAAAATGTCATTACAAATGGCTTAGTGGTCGCTTTCTTAATTGGACTTGTGATGAGTGTTATTTTCATTTTTATGTCGAAAAACTTTCTTACTTGGATGGGTATTGCTCCTCATTTAGTGGAGGTTGGCGCGCCATTTCTTGAAATTATTGGCGGAAGTTCGGTTGTTATTGCGATTCATGCTTCCATCTTGCCAATTCTTCGAGCACACGGTTATGTCAGGCAGTCCATTTTAGTCCCTGTGACCATCAGTATTATCAATGTGGTTGGTAACTATTTATTCCTATATGGTCCACTTGCCTACTTAGATTATGGTGTAGCAGGTGTTGGTATTTCTACAGCTATCGCTAACTTTATCGGAATGGTGCTTGCCATTTTGATGTTACAAAAATACATCGGTTATACTTTCCATTTCAAAAAATTGGAACAAGTATCAAAAAAGCTGCTTTACTCGATTTTACGACTTGGGCTTCCATCTGCTGGTGAAAATTTGTCCTATGCAGGTTCTCAGCTTGTTGTTACAGCAATTATTGCCATTCTTGGCACAGAAGCACTAACTACTAAAGTCTATGCTTCTACTGTTAGTCAATTCGTCGCTCTATTTGCAATCGCACTCGGTCAAGCCTCACAAATAATTATCGGGCGTGCTGTTGGGGCAAAAGAAATTGATAAAGCATATAGACAAGGTCTTCGTAGTTGGAAAATTGGTTTAGTCGTCGCTATCTTCGTCAGTGTCTCGATTTATCTTTTCGCTGAACCAATTATGCGACTATTTACAACAAATACAGAAATTATCACAATGACAAAAGAATTATTCTTACTTTCCATTTTCCTTGAACTTGGTCGTGCAACCAATATCATTATTATCAGTAGTCTTAATTCTACGGGTGATGTCCGTTTTCCATTCATCTGTGGTCTGATTGTGATGTGGATTGTTAGTTTGCCGTTCTCATATGTACTAGGAATTTCAGCAGGCCTTGGACTTGTCGGTGTTTGGCTGGCTTACATTATCGATGAAGGGGTTCGTGCTGTTTTAATGTACAGAAGGTGGCGAAGCAAAGTTTGGTCGTTAAAATCTATCATATAA
- a CDS encoding MarR family winged helix-turn-helix transcriptional regulator: protein MSSKNQDLGHSVIKAFMNFKHAELKSFQIPGYSKSETRFIFILSRGLKSQGPKIRVSDLGHMLRISKPSVTQMIQSLEGKGLIKRVQNPDDKRSMYVELTDLGADVSKKMLDEFQISFEDMQEFLGEEDMTKLITLLEKLTDYLNAKSENKEA from the coding sequence ATGTCTTCCAAAAATCAAGACTTAGGGCACTCGGTTATCAAGGCTTTTATGAATTTTAAGCATGCTGAATTAAAGAGTTTTCAAATCCCAGGATATAGTAAATCTGAGACTAGATTTATTTTTATTTTGTCACGTGGCCTTAAAAGTCAAGGACCTAAAATCCGTGTTTCCGATCTTGGTCATATGCTTCGAATTTCGAAACCGAGCGTAACGCAAATGATACAATCGCTCGAAGGAAAAGGGCTCATCAAGCGTGTGCAAAACCCAGATGACAAGCGTTCGATGTATGTAGAACTCACAGATCTTGGCGCAGATGTATCGAAAAAAATGCTGGATGAGTTTCAGATTAGTTTTGAAGATATGCAAGAATTTTTGGGAGAAGAAGACATGACGAAATTGATTACGCTCTTAGAGAAACTTACAGATTACTTAAACGCAAAATCCGAAAATAAGGAGGCATAA
- a CDS encoding ABC transporter ATP-binding protein — MMKLMKRLKPYWLSITAVLVLTFGQVIGQLYLPTLMSNIIDKGVVEGDTDYIWSTGMQMLLISFASVILSVIVVFLASRISMGFGKDLRDKIFTKVEDFSLQEFDKVGTSSLITRTTNDVVQIQNVLYMMMRLMVMAPIMLLGGIIMAVGRDAKLSLIFVVVLPLLLILVVVLGSKAMPMFKSLQKKMDKLNRVIREGLTGIRVVRSFNRNEDELEKFEEANADYATTAIKVNRLLSLMSPLMMLLMNLTSIAIVWIGSIFIGNGDMQVGDLMAFIQYAMQIMMSFMMLSAVFIMIPRAGASAERINEVLDMEAEILNPANPKTSTPPAKLSFENVTFRYEGAEKPVIENISFEAKAGETVAIIGSTGAGKSTLINMIPRFYDVESGVVKINGIDVREMDQSSLRQKIGLVPQKAVLFTGTIASNMRYGKEDATDEEIWKALRTAQAENFVSKQSNGLDSRVEQGGNNFSGGQKQRLSIARSLIRKPEIYIFDDSFSALDFKTDAKLREALKKETTEAVTLIVAQRITSVVNSDQIIVLNEGKVAGIGTHEELKENNQIYKEIMRSQLSEEEIA; from the coding sequence ATGATGAAATTAATGAAAAGATTAAAACCTTATTGGCTGAGTATTACAGCCGTATTAGTTCTTACTTTCGGACAAGTTATTGGTCAACTTTATTTACCGACGTTAATGTCCAACATTATTGACAAAGGAGTCGTGGAAGGAGATACCGATTACATTTGGTCGACGGGTATGCAGATGCTCTTGATATCTTTTGCTTCTGTTATCCTATCAGTTATTGTCGTTTTTCTAGCATCAAGAATTTCGATGGGATTTGGGAAAGACTTGCGAGACAAAATTTTTACAAAAGTTGAGGATTTTTCGTTACAGGAGTTTGATAAGGTAGGGACTTCCTCACTTATTACAAGAACGACCAATGATGTTGTTCAAATCCAAAATGTTCTATACATGATGATGAGACTAATGGTGATGGCGCCGATTATGTTACTCGGCGGGATTATTATGGCAGTTGGACGGGATGCGAAATTATCACTAATTTTTGTTGTTGTTCTTCCATTATTACTTATTTTAGTAGTGGTTCTTGGTAGTAAAGCAATGCCAATGTTTAAATCACTTCAAAAGAAAATGGACAAATTAAACCGTGTTATTCGTGAAGGTTTAACAGGGATTCGTGTTGTTCGTTCCTTCAATCGCAATGAAGACGAACTGGAAAAATTTGAAGAAGCGAATGCGGATTATGCAACTACTGCAATCAAGGTCAACCGACTGCTTTCACTTATGAGTCCACTAATGATGCTACTTATGAACTTAACATCTATCGCCATTGTTTGGATTGGTTCGATTTTTATTGGAAATGGCGATATGCAAGTAGGGGACTTAATGGCGTTTATTCAATACGCGATGCAAATTATGATGTCCTTTATGATGCTTTCTGCTGTATTTATCATGATTCCACGTGCCGGTGCATCTGCGGAACGTATTAATGAAGTGCTAGATATGGAAGCAGAAATACTTAACCCTGCTAATCCAAAAACAAGTACACCTCCAGCAAAACTTTCTTTTGAAAACGTGACTTTCCGTTATGAAGGTGCTGAAAAACCTGTGATTGAAAACATTAGCTTTGAAGCAAAAGCGGGAGAAACCGTAGCTATTATCGGAAGTACCGGCGCTGGTAAATCTACTTTGATTAATATGATTCCGCGTTTTTATGATGTCGAAAGTGGTGTTGTAAAAATTAATGGAATCGATGTGCGTGAAATGGATCAATCTAGTTTGCGTCAAAAAATCGGACTTGTTCCACAAAAAGCAGTGTTATTCACCGGGACAATAGCTTCCAACATGCGCTATGGTAAAGAAGATGCGACAGATGAAGAAATCTGGAAGGCGCTTCGAACTGCTCAAGCGGAAAATTTTGTCTCTAAACAGTCAAATGGGCTTGATAGTCGCGTGGAACAAGGTGGTAATAACTTCTCAGGAGGACAGAAACAACGTCTTTCAATTGCACGCTCTTTAATTAGAAAACCAGAAATTTATATATTTGACGATAGTTTTTCGGCGCTTGATTTCAAAACAGACGCTAAACTTCGGGAAGCACTTAAAAAAGAAACAACCGAAGCTGTCACACTTATCGTTGCTCAACGAATTACCTCTGTGGTGAATTCTGACCAAATCATTGTGTTAAATGAAGGTAAAGTTGCTGGAATTGGTACACATGAAGAATTAAAAGAAAACAATCAGATTTATAAAGAAATCATGAGGTCACAGCTGTCAGAGGAGGAAATCGCATGA
- a CDS encoding ABC transporter ATP-binding protein: MSAATPGPGGGMRMQTNAKPKNFKQTLFRLLGYMKPRSVAIIVVFIFAILSTIFNIFSPKELGKATTEIFKGVMSPAGIDNDKIFNILMIVLVLYLGSSLFSFIQQYVMSSVAQRTVYDMRKDLKAKMARLPLKYYDTRSNGDILSRSVNDMDNIANTLQQSLTQAITAIVQMIGVLIMMLTISWQMTLIVLVTVPISIILVAIIAGRSQRYFGAQQRNLGILNDTVEETYGGQTIIKAFGQEKKTLVKFDEVNDDYFKAAKKAQFISGIMMPVMQFVGNLGYVGVCVAGGIFVTNGTLQVGDIQSFTQYVQLFTQPISSVANIANIIQSTIASAERVFEMMDEEEEKDEIPADINQIAGEENSIVFDHVKFGYTPDKPLMTDLNIHVEEGQMVAIVGPTGAGKTTIINLLMRFYDVDGGSIRMKGIDTQDMTKEAVREKFGMVLQDTWLFNGTIADNIAYGREGATKEEVVGAAKAAYADDFIRRLPDGYDTILNEEGSNISQGQKQLLTIARAILSDPSILILDEATSSVDTRTELNIQLAMGNLMEGRTSFVIAHRLSTIRDADLILVMNHGSVIEQGTHQDLLAKKGFYADLYNSQFTGAQAV, encoded by the coding sequence ATGAGTGCAGCAACACCAGGTCCAGGCGGTGGAATGAGAATGCAAACAAATGCCAAACCGAAAAATTTTAAACAAACATTATTCCGATTACTTGGCTACATGAAACCTCGTTCTGTCGCAATAATAGTTGTATTTATCTTTGCAATCCTGTCCACGATATTTAATATTTTTAGCCCGAAAGAACTAGGGAAAGCAACAACAGAAATTTTTAAAGGTGTAATGAGTCCAGCTGGAATTGACAATGATAAAATTTTTAACATCTTAATGATTGTTTTAGTACTATATCTTGGAAGTTCTTTATTCAGCTTTATTCAACAATATGTGATGTCGAGCGTGGCACAACGTACTGTTTATGATATGCGTAAAGATTTAAAAGCGAAAATGGCACGACTTCCTCTAAAATATTATGATACACGTTCAAATGGGGATATTTTAAGTCGTTCTGTTAATGACATGGATAATATCGCAAATACGCTACAACAATCTTTAACGCAAGCAATCACGGCAATTGTCCAAATGATTGGTGTCTTAATTATGATGCTAACAATTAGCTGGCAGATGACATTGATTGTACTTGTAACCGTACCAATTAGTATTATTTTAGTAGCAATTATTGCTGGTAGATCACAACGTTACTTTGGTGCACAACAACGTAATCTAGGTATTTTAAATGATACTGTAGAAGAAACATATGGTGGCCAAACAATAATTAAAGCGTTTGGTCAAGAAAAGAAAACTTTGGTTAAATTTGATGAAGTGAATGATGATTATTTTAAAGCAGCGAAAAAAGCACAATTTATTTCTGGAATAATGATGCCAGTAATGCAATTTGTAGGAAACTTAGGTTATGTAGGTGTCTGTGTTGCCGGTGGTATTTTTGTTACTAATGGAACGCTTCAAGTAGGTGATATTCAATCATTTACACAATATGTTCAACTATTTACGCAACCTATCTCTAGTGTCGCTAATATTGCTAACATTATTCAATCTACTATTGCTTCTGCGGAACGTGTTTTTGAGATGATGGACGAAGAGGAAGAAAAAGATGAAATCCCTGCCGACATTAACCAAATTGCTGGCGAAGAAAATAGTATTGTTTTCGATCATGTGAAATTTGGTTACACCCCAGACAAACCATTGATGACCGACTTAAATATTCATGTGGAAGAAGGACAAATGGTTGCGATTGTTGGGCCAACTGGAGCTGGTAAAACAACGATTATTAATTTGCTGATGCGTTTCTATGATGTTGATGGTGGTTCTATCCGGATGAAGGGTATCGATACACAAGATATGACAAAAGAAGCTGTTCGTGAAAAATTCGGCATGGTATTACAAGATACTTGGCTTTTTAATGGAACAATTGCTGATAATATTGCTTATGGTCGGGAAGGTGCAACAAAAGAAGAAGTTGTTGGAGCTGCAAAAGCGGCTTATGCGGATGATTTTATCCGTAGACTTCCAGATGGTTACGATACTATTCTGAATGAAGAAGGATCAAATATTTCGCAAGGTCAGAAACAACTACTAACCATTGCAAGAGCAATACTTTCTGATCCGTCTATCTTAATTTTAGACGAGGCTACATCAAGTGTAGATACTCGAACAGAATTAAATATTCAATTAGCAATGGGGAACTTAATGGAAGGACGCACAAGTTTTGTTATTGCACATCGTCTTTCAACAATTCGTGATGCAGATTTAATTCTAGTAATGAATCATGGTAGCGTCATCGAACAAGGAACACATCAAGACCTATTAGCCAAAAAAGGATTTTATGCTGATCTGTATAATAGTCAATTTACTGGAGCTCAAGCAGTTTAA
- a CDS encoding TetR/AcrR family transcriptional regulator, with translation MNGFEKRSEEKRKQILATTFSLMNSKKGTEGLTIDEVVKQSGISKATIFKYFDRKENLIHQVFMQFMTDMADSAKKIMAEGLPFEETLIAMSQNKIRYLERIEHQFYLDLMAYYTKKNDQEFSLLMEAYTQESFHIMLDIFHRGRKEGKVDLRYSDEFLILFFQALVEGISNPKIYDKILPYTAEWTEVLVKGIAPNKQ, from the coding sequence ATGAATGGCTTTGAAAAACGTAGCGAAGAAAAAAGAAAACAAATTTTGGCCACCACTTTTTCTTTAATGAATTCCAAAAAAGGGACTGAAGGGTTAACAATAGACGAAGTTGTAAAACAGTCTGGAATTAGTAAAGCCACTATTTTTAAATACTTTGACAGAAAAGAGAACTTGATCCACCAAGTCTTTATGCAATTTATGACAGATATGGCAGACTCAGCAAAAAAAATCATGGCAGAAGGATTACCCTTTGAAGAAACTTTGATTGCGATGAGTCAAAATAAAATTCGCTATTTAGAACGAATTGAACACCAGTTTTACTTGGACCTAATGGCCTACTATACGAAAAAAAATGATCAAGAATTCTCTCTACTTATGGAAGCATACACACAAGAAAGTTTTCATATCATGCTAGATATTTTTCATCGTGGTCGAAAAGAAGGAAAAGTAGACTTACGATACTCAGATGAATTTTTGATTTTGTTTTTCCAAGCACTTGTTGAAGGGATTTCTAATCCAAAAATCTATGATAAAATCCTTCCCTATACTGCGGAATGGACAGAGGTTCTTGTTAAAGGAATCGCCCCCAATAAGCAATAA
- a CDS encoding ABC transporter ATP-binding protein, with amino-acid sequence MTEIVKVEQLQKKFGKFQALSNVSFTVNPGEVLGFIGPNGAGKSTTIRALLGIIHSDGGSAKIFGKDVWKDSLEIHKKISYVPGDVALWGSLTGGEIIDLFMKLHGNGSKNRRDALIQSFELDPKKKAKNYSKGNRQKVGLIAALAVESDLYIFDEPTSGLDPLMEAVFQDEVEKIKRSGKAIILSSHILSEVERLADKIAIIRQGSVVETGTLAELRHLTRSTITVQTKEDVAALKTIDGVHDFVQKDDEATFSADNTAMNIILAEASKLGVMKFESVPPTLEDLFIRHYEA; translated from the coding sequence ATGACAGAAATTGTAAAAGTCGAACAGCTTCAAAAAAAGTTCGGTAAATTCCAAGCTTTATCTAATGTATCATTTACGGTAAATCCTGGCGAAGTTCTAGGTTTTATCGGACCGAATGGCGCAGGAAAATCAACTACAATTCGTGCGTTACTTGGAATTATCCACAGCGATGGAGGAAGTGCAAAGATTTTTGGAAAGGATGTTTGGAAAGACAGTCTGGAAATCCATAAAAAAATTTCTTATGTGCCAGGGGATGTAGCACTTTGGGGAAGTTTGACTGGTGGAGAGATAATTGACTTATTCATGAAATTACACGGAAATGGTAGTAAAAATCGACGTGATGCACTTATTCAAAGTTTTGAGTTAGATCCAAAGAAAAAAGCTAAAAACTATTCCAAGGGAAACAGACAAAAAGTAGGATTGATAGCAGCACTTGCAGTAGAGTCAGACCTTTATATCTTTGATGAACCCACGTCAGGACTTGATCCATTAATGGAAGCTGTTTTTCAAGATGAAGTAGAGAAAATTAAGCGGTCTGGAAAAGCGATTATCTTATCTTCGCATATTTTGAGTGAAGTGGAGCGACTTGCAGATAAAATTGCTATCATCCGACAAGGAAGTGTTGTTGAGACAGGTACTCTTGCAGAATTACGACATTTAACTCGTTCAACAATAACTGTCCAAACGAAGGAAGATGTTGCTGCACTAAAAACAATTGATGGTGTACATGACTTCGTTCAAAAAGATGATGAAGCAACTTTTTCGGCAGATAATACTGCGATGAATATTATTTTAGCAGAAGCCTCAAAACTCGGTGTTATGAAATTCGAGTCCGTTCCGCCAACACTTGAAGATCTGTTCATAAGACATTACGAAGCATAG